Proteins from a genomic interval of Bacteroidia bacterium:
- a CDS encoding helix-turn-helix domain-containing protein, with translation MKSKNQTSKKITTFEEHLDSQYGKVGTAKRTDFEIKAKAFAIGEVIKEERRLASMTQEQLAEKTGTKKSFISRIENGHSDIQLSTLYKLLEYGLGRKISLTIH, from the coding sequence ATGAAATCAAAAAATCAAACAAGTAAAAAGATAACAACCTTTGAGGAACATTTGGACAGTCAATATGGCAAAGTTGGAACTGCTAAACGAACTGATTTTGAAATAAAGGCCAAAGCCTTTGCAATTGGTGAAGTAATCAAAGAAGAAAGACGACTAGCTTCAATGACACAAGAACAGTTAGCTGAAAAAACAGGAACAAAGAAAAGTTTTATTTCAAGAATTGAAAATGGGCATAGCGACATTCAACTTTCGACACTTTACAAACTTTTAGAATATGGACTTGGACGTAAAATTTCCCTTACAATCCATTAA
- a CDS encoding type II toxin-antitoxin system RelE/ParE family toxin, with the protein MEQQRQIIYYKDYFLDFFDQQPEKVKEKINYVLFLVSVADRIPQKFFQHLEGTNGLYEIRVEIQGNIYRIFCCFDEGKVVVLFNGFQKKSQKTPRQELDKAIKIMDDYFEEKLKQKQNEIKKSNK; encoded by the coding sequence ATGGAGCAACAAAGGCAAATAATATACTACAAAGATTACTTTCTTGACTTCTTTGACCAACAGCCAGAAAAGGTAAAAGAAAAAATTAATTACGTCCTTTTTTTAGTATCAGTTGCCGATAGAATTCCGCAGAAATTTTTTCAGCACTTAGAAGGAACCAACGGACTTTATGAAATTAGAGTAGAGATTCAAGGTAACATCTACCGCATTTTCTGTTGTTTTGACGAAGGTAAAGTGGTTGTATTATTCAATGGTTTTCAGAAAAAATCTCAAAAGACTCCAAGGCAAGAACTTGATAAAGCAATAAAAATTATGGACGACTATTTTGAGGAAAAATTAAAACAGAAGCAAAATGAAATCAAAAAATCAAACAAGTAA